The Microcoleus sp. bin38.metabat.b11b12b14.051 genome segment GCCAAAACACCGGACGCCAATTGATGTCAACTATAATTTTAACATCGTAACGTTCTGCTAGTTCGATCGCTCTTTCTACAGCCTCCCGACTTTCAGGATAAGCTAATTCTAAAGTGCCGAGCACTAAAAACTCCGCATTTTCAAACAGCACCTCCGGGATTTGGGCAGCCTGGAGGCGGGTATCGGCAAAATCCGCAGTATCCAATTTACCAAAACCGGCAAAAGATCGATCGCCCGCTTGATTCCGCAAGACATAAACTTGTCGCGTCGGCGCACTAGGATGGCGCTGCACTCCAGCGGTATCAACCCCTACTTCTTCCAATACCTGAACTAAGGAATCCCCCAATTCATCCCCACCTACAGCACCAATAAATCCCGCCGCCGTCCCCAATTTAGCCAAAGCACAGGCAACATTTGCAGGGGCACCGCCGGGATACGGCGTCCAAGATTCTACCTCTTCGAGAGATACTCCTGGTTCGTCTGCTAAACAATCAAATAAAATTTCACCCAGACACACAACGCGAGGAGAAGTCATATGGATTTTAGATTTTAGATTTTAGATTTTAGATTTTAGAGCAGCAGCAGACAAGTCAATAATTATTT includes the following:
- a CDS encoding carbohydrate kinase, with product MTSPRVVCLGEILFDCLADEPGVSLEEVESWTPYPGGAPANVACALAKLGTAAGFIGAVGGDELGDSLVQVLEEVGVDTAGVQRHPSAPTRQVYVLRNQAGDRSFAGFGKLDTADFADTRLQAAQIPEVLFENAEFLVLGTLELAYPESREAVERAIELAERYDVKIIVDINWRPVFWPNPDEAKARIIQLLKKVDFLKLSDEEAEWLFGTSDAGAITYRLDSVEGVLVTAGDKGCSYCMSENEGKIAAFAVDVEDTTGAGDGFVAGFVRQLCKYGIKNLANPEIAKKVVTYASAVGAMTTMKPGAIAAQPTAAEVEAFLYLYKN